A genomic region of Halichondria panicea chromosome 5, odHalPani1.1, whole genome shotgun sequence contains the following coding sequences:
- the LOC135335970 gene encoding ankyrin repeat and KH domain-containing protein mask-like isoform X1: MSDNLARQLYWPRASVGGRDQEVLELLQRGAPPNSDYYTREQNGHTPLHNACARNHPHSAKLLIKFGAIVAATANDDWTSLHWACLNNSKDTAKLLLEHHCPTDIKNSSGRTAADMARQCMYLALANYLEGFQPGPIDPLSSYPTLEQLSQLECDQWLQLGARLGLGNYRQLETIKKSQHPTATTLQAAKVNSLDMHWKDIVEALVSIGEYKFGEYKLAESVCTQQGEGESALSVSAFYGRLDCVKHLVEIVGLNPKSTVNKPGDTPLSLACANGHLDTVKYLVNEHHCDPREPVNKAGNTPLSLACANGHLDTIKYLVNERHCDPRNTVNKAGDTLLSLACANGHLDIIKYLVNERHCDPRKPVNKAGDTLLSLACANGHLDTVKYLVNKHHCDPKKPVNKAGNTPLSLACANGHLDTVKYLVNEHHCDPRSTVNKAGDTPLSLAYKGGHWEVVKYLAITHHCDTTSVLLLAVKHEQDLTVKRLLAECHSNPNLTDKEGKTPLDLANNPEIIKLLLKHGAKTANVYKKHSKLIGKLSSERPPHLPLSVLIIGDGGVGKSTLLKSIWSSKGFGPNSRRQNP; this comes from the exons ATGAG TGACAACCTTGCTAGACAACTCTACTGGCCCAGGGCTAGTGTTGGTGGACGTGACCAAGAAGTGCTTGAGCTGCTACAGAGAGGAGCTCCACCCAACAGTGACTACTACACTAGAGAGCAGAATGGACACACTCCACTACACAATGCATGTGCTCGTAACCATCCCCACAGTGCAAAACTACTCATAAAGTTTGGAGCCATTGTAGCTGCTACAGCTAACGATGACTGGACCTCCTTACACTGGGCATGTCTTAACAACAGTAAGGACACTGCTAAGCTGTTACTGGAGCACCACTGTCCCACAG ACATTAAGAACAGTAGTGGACGCACTGCTGCTGATATGGCCAGACAGTGTATGTACCTTGCCTTGGCTAACTATTTGGAGGGATTCCAGCCTGGACCTATAG ATCCTCTGTCCTCATACCCAACACTGGAACAGCTGAGTCAGCTGGAATGTGACCAATGGCTTCAACTTGGTGCTCGGTTGGGATTGGGCAATTACCGCCAACTGGAAACCATAAAGAAGAGCCAACATCCCACAGCAACAACTCTCCAGGCAGCCAAAGTCAATAGTCTTGACATGCATTGGAAGGATATTGTGGAAGCTCTAGTGAGCATTGGAGAGTACAAGTTTGGAGAGTACAAGTTGGCAGAGAGTGTGTGCACTCAGCAAG GGGAAGGTGAGAGTGCTCTGTCAGTGAGTGCATTCTATGGCCGGCTGGACTGTGTCAAGCATCTTGTGGAAATTGTCGGCCTCAATCCAAAAA gtacagtcaacaagcctggtgacaccccactctctctggcctgtgccaaTGGCCACTTGGATACAGTTAAGTACCTTGTGAAcgagcatcattgtgatcctagaG AGCCAGTAAACAAGGCTGGTAACACCCCACTCTCTTtggcctgtgctaatggccacttggacacaatcaagtaccttgtgaacgagcgtcattgtgatcctagaa atacagtcaacaaggctggtgacaccctaCTCTCTCTGGCTtgtgctaatggccacttggacattatcaagtaccttgtgaacgagcgtcattgtgatcctagaa agccagtcaacaaggctggtgacaccctactctctctggcctgtgccaatggccacttggacacagtcaagtacCTTGTAAACaagcatcattgtgatcctaaaa agccagtcaacaaggctggtaacaccccactctctctggcctgtgctaatggccacttggacacagtcaagtaccttgtgaacgagcatcattgtgatcctagaa gtacagtcaacaaggctggtgacaccccactctctctggcctacaaAGGTGGACACTGGGAAGTGGTCAAGTATCTCGCCATCACACATCACTGTGATACAACAA GTGTCCTCTTGCTAGCAGTAAAGCATGAGCAAGATTTGACAGTGAAACGTCTACTGGCAGAATGCCACAGCAATCCAAATTTGACTGACAAAGAAGGCAAGACACCTCTCGATTTAGCCAACAACCCTGAGATTATAAAGCTCCTGTTGAAACACGGAGCCAAAACTGCCAATGTCTACAAGAAACACAGCAAGCTCATCGGAAAGCTCTCCTCCGAGCGACCTCCACACCTTCCTCTGTCTGTGCTCATCATTGGCGACGGTGGCGTGGGGAAGAGCACTCTGTTGAAGTCCATTTGGAGCTCAAAAGGATTTGGTCCAAATTCCAGAAGACAAAACCCGTAA
- the LOC135335970 gene encoding ankyrin repeat and KH domain-containing protein mask-like isoform X2: MSDNLARQLYWPRASVGGRDQEVLELLQRGAPPNSDYYTREQNGHTPLHNACARNHPHSAKLLIKFGAIVAATANDDWTSLHWACLNNSKDTAKLLLEHHCPTDIKNSSGRTAADMARQCMYLALANYLEGFQPGPIDPLSSYPTLEQLSQLECDQWLQLGARLGLGNYRQLETIKKSQHPTATTLQAAKVNSLDMHWKDIVEALVSIGEYKFGEYKLAESVCTQQGEGESALSVSAFYGRLDCVKHLVEIVGLNPKSTVNKPGDTPLSLACANGHLDTVKYLVNEHHCDPREPVNKAGNTPLSLACANGHLDTIKYLVNERHCDPRNTVNKAGDTLLSLACANGHLDIIKYLVNERHCDPRKPVNKAGDTLLSLACANGHLDTVKYLVNKHHCDPKSTVNKAGDTPLSLAYKGGHWEVVKYLAITHHCDTTSVLLLAVKHEQDLTVKRLLAECHSNPNLTDKEGKTPLDLANNPEIIKLLLKHGAKTANVYKKHSKLIGKLSSERPPHLPLSVLIIGDGGVGKSTLLKSIWSSKGFGPNSRRQNP, encoded by the exons ATGAG TGACAACCTTGCTAGACAACTCTACTGGCCCAGGGCTAGTGTTGGTGGACGTGACCAAGAAGTGCTTGAGCTGCTACAGAGAGGAGCTCCACCCAACAGTGACTACTACACTAGAGAGCAGAATGGACACACTCCACTACACAATGCATGTGCTCGTAACCATCCCCACAGTGCAAAACTACTCATAAAGTTTGGAGCCATTGTAGCTGCTACAGCTAACGATGACTGGACCTCCTTACACTGGGCATGTCTTAACAACAGTAAGGACACTGCTAAGCTGTTACTGGAGCACCACTGTCCCACAG ACATTAAGAACAGTAGTGGACGCACTGCTGCTGATATGGCCAGACAGTGTATGTACCTTGCCTTGGCTAACTATTTGGAGGGATTCCAGCCTGGACCTATAG ATCCTCTGTCCTCATACCCAACACTGGAACAGCTGAGTCAGCTGGAATGTGACCAATGGCTTCAACTTGGTGCTCGGTTGGGATTGGGCAATTACCGCCAACTGGAAACCATAAAGAAGAGCCAACATCCCACAGCAACAACTCTCCAGGCAGCCAAAGTCAATAGTCTTGACATGCATTGGAAGGATATTGTGGAAGCTCTAGTGAGCATTGGAGAGTACAAGTTTGGAGAGTACAAGTTGGCAGAGAGTGTGTGCACTCAGCAAG GGGAAGGTGAGAGTGCTCTGTCAGTGAGTGCATTCTATGGCCGGCTGGACTGTGTCAAGCATCTTGTGGAAATTGTCGGCCTCAATCCAAAAA gtacagtcaacaagcctggtgacaccccactctctctggcctgtgccaaTGGCCACTTGGATACAGTTAAGTACCTTGTGAAcgagcatcattgtgatcctagaG AGCCAGTAAACAAGGCTGGTAACACCCCACTCTCTTtggcctgtgctaatggccacttggacacaatcaagtaccttgtgaacgagcgtcattgtgatcctagaa atacagtcaacaaggctggtgacaccctaCTCTCTCTGGCTtgtgctaatggccacttggacattatcaagtaccttgtgaacgagcgtcattgtgatcctagaa agccagtcaacaaggctggtgacaccctactctctctggcctgtgccaatggccacttggacacagtcaagtacCTTGTAAACaagcatcattgtgatcctaaaa gtacagtcaacaaggctggtgacaccccactctctctggcctacaaAGGTGGACACTGGGAAGTGGTCAAGTATCTCGCCATCACACATCACTGTGATACAACAA GTGTCCTCTTGCTAGCAGTAAAGCATGAGCAAGATTTGACAGTGAAACGTCTACTGGCAGAATGCCACAGCAATCCAAATTTGACTGACAAAGAAGGCAAGACACCTCTCGATTTAGCCAACAACCCTGAGATTATAAAGCTCCTGTTGAAACACGGAGCCAAAACTGCCAATGTCTACAAGAAACACAGCAAGCTCATCGGAAAGCTCTCCTCCGAGCGACCTCCACACCTTCCTCTGTCTGTGCTCATCATTGGCGACGGTGGCGTGGGGAAGAGCACTCTGTTGAAGTCCATTTGGAGCTCAAAAGGATTTGGTCCAAATTCCAGAAGACAAAACCCGTAA